Within Desulfobacter sp., the genomic segment TCCGACAGATGGGAGGTGCCGCTGCACCCGCACTGGGGGCAGGATGTTGTGATTCTGTATTTTTTCTTAGACATGGTTTCCTCCTTCATATCCGCTCAGGAGTTATCGCCCTTGATTCTCGGATCATTGGGTTTTCCGGCGCAGTCCGGGGTATAGCAGGTGTTGTCCACAAAGGAGCAGTCCTTTTTACATGAGGGGCACTCCTCGGGCGGGGTGTCGGCTTCCAGGTTATATCCGCAATTATTGCATATCCAGCTTGTCATGATTTATCTCCTTTTTCTTTTGGAGCGATTTTATGTTTAGCGGTAAACGCCGCGCTCATCAACATGATATACAAAAACCATGCCTGGCGCCTGGACTTAAAATAGTATTGACATTTCCCGCATATCTTGGATGATGAATGGACCGAGAATAAAAATCGAACAGGACGTTGAATTTCAGGCCATGCAGGATACGTTGAAAAATATACCACAGATTCATACCCGATACCAGTGCACAGCCCTTTAATAAAGACCTGAAAAAAGCACGGGCATTGCATTATCATTGTGCCGGGACCTGAATGCCGGTTCAACACCAAAGGAGTTGTTCAATGACCCTAGAAAAAGAATTATCCATCCCCCTGGACACGGGGGACAGTGTATCGGCCGTACTCCACCTCCCGGAACCGCCGCCTTCCCCTGAAGTGGATTCCCGGGGGGTGGTCATTGCCCACGGCATGTCAAATGACATGAATAACCCGCTGATCGTTGCCATGGCCCGGGGGCTTGCCCAGAACGGCGTTGGCTGCCTCCGGTTCAATTTCCTCTACCGGGAGCGGCAGAAAAAATCCGCAGATCCGGAACACCGCCTCATCCACACCTTTGCGCAGGCCATGGCCCGGATGAAAAAAGAGATAGGGTCAGGCCCCCTTATTGCCGCCGGCAAATCCCTGGGGGCCCGGATGGCCGCCCAGGCAGCGGCCAACGGCGACATCGCCCCGAAAAAGCTGATTTTCCTGGGCTACCCCCTCCATGCGCCGGGAAGAAAGGACAAACTGAGGGATGCGCCCTTGTACCGGATCAAGCAGCCCATGCTCTTTTTCGAGGGCACCCGGGATCCTTTTTGCGATCTGGCGCTGATGGACAAGGTGCTGGAAAAAATCACCACTCCGGTAAGGCTTAACGTCGTTGACAATGGAGATCACGGCTTCGGCCTGCCCAAATCAGACCCCAGGCCACGGGAAGAGATATTCTCTGGCATGCTGGAGACATGCCTGGACTGGCTATAGGAGATTCCCGCCGTGGAAATCGAACTCTTTGAAATACGGAACCACATCATTTCCCACCCCCCTTTCCGCCATCTGCCCAAAGAAGCGGTGGATGAACTGGTTGCCCACGTTCAGGTCGCCTACTTCAAATCCAATGCCATGATTCTTGAAAAGGGGCAGGCCGCAGAATACCTTCATTTCATCCGCAAAGGGGCCGTGGAAATTTTCAGAAGCTCCGGGGAACTGCTCACCCGCATGGGAGAGGGGGAGTGTTTCGGCCAGTTCGCCCTGATGCGGAAAAAAAAGGTGAGATATCCGGCCAAGGCCATTGAAGATACCCTGATCTATCTCATCCCCGATGACCGGTTCCAGATCCTCTACGACCGGTTCGACAAATTTGCCGATTTCATGGAGGAAGACAACAGCATTAGACTTCAGCATGCGCTGGAACAGGGACCGCAGCGCTGGAATGGGAACGAAATTCAAACCACGAGTCCCTCAGGGCACCAGGGCAATCCCCTGCTGTTCTCAAAACTGAGCACCCTGCTCCACAGTAAAATCATTACCGCATCACCGGCGGTAACCATCCAGGAAGCGGCCCGCATCATGACCCGGAACCGGGTCTCGTCCCTGGTGCTTTTGGCAGAAACCGGCAGCGGTCCTCCCATTGCCGGCCTGATCACGGACCGGGATTTAAGAAAACGGGTCATCGCCAGGGGGATGGCCCTTTCCGCACCGGTGTCGGACATCATGTCCCGGAACATCGTTACCCACCAGGCCGGTGACTTTGCCTTTGAGGCCATGCTCACCATGATGCGCCACAACCTCCACCACCTGCCCATTCTGGACAATGACACCCCCCTGGGGGTCGTCACCGTCTCCGACCTGATCCAGTACGCCTCCCACGGTTCCATATTCATCGTCGGCGACATCTTCCGCAAAAAAACCGTGGACGAACTGGCGGATCTGGCCCCGGATATCAGACGCCTATTTGTCCAATTGGTCAACGAGGGCGCCAACGCCCACACCATCGGTGCGGCCCTTTCCCGGATCGGCGTGTCCCTTTCCCAACGCCTTCTCCAATTGGGTGAAAAAGAATTGGGTCCCCCGCCGGTGCCCTACTGCCTGCTGGCCCTAGGCGCCATGGCCAGGGACGAACTGACCCTTCTCACGGACCAGGATAACGCATTTGTCCTGGACGATGCCTTTCATCCGGAATCCCAGGACGCCTACTTCAAAGCCCTGGCCCGGTTTCTCAGCGACGGCCTGCACCGTTGCGGGCTGCATTATTGTAAAGGCAATATCATGGCCACAAATAAACAATGGCGCCAGCCCCTGTCCGTTTGGAAATCCCAATTTTCAGACTGGATCGACAACCATGACCCGAGGGCCCTGCTCAATGCGTCCATCTTCTTTGACCTGGACGGCATCTTCGGCGAGACCCGGTTTGCAGATGAATTAAAACACCTCATCCGGACCAAGGCCGGGGACAGCCCCCGGTTTCTGACCTGCCTGGCCAGGAACGCCCTGCTGAGGCGGCCGCCCCTCGGCTTTTTCAGGCAATTTGTTCTGGAACCCGACGGGGCGCATAAAAACACCTTCAACCTCAAACGGCGGGGCACCGCCCCCATCTGTGACCTGGCAAGGGTACATGCCCTGGCCTGCGGCTCAACCAAACTAAACACGGAAAACCGGCTGGAGGATATCAAAAAAACCGACCTCCTGGCCGAGGGGGTGGGGGACGACCTGCTGGACGCCCTGGAATTCATTTCAATGGTCCGCATCCGCAACCAGGCCCGTCAGGCTGAGCGGAAAGAGGCCCCACACAACAATGTCCACCCGTCCACCCTCTCCGCCTTTGAACGGCGCCACCTCAAGGATGCCTTCCAGATCGTGGCCCGGGCCCAGGATTTTCTGAAATTCAGGTACAACACCGGCAGGGGGAGCAGCAATTCAAGATGAGACCCAGGCCGCGCGACCATAAACAGGCCCCCCACACCGCCGCCGAAGACTGGCAGACCAGGTTCAACCACCTGTCCCGGAATGTTACCGATCCCCGGCTCAAGGCATTTTACAGGGCCTCCTGCGTTCCGGCCCACACCCCGGTCAAAAAGGTAAACTTCATGGCCCTGGACCTGGAAACCACAGGCCTGGACCTTGAAACCGACGCCATCCTCAGTATCGGCTACATCCCCCTGAAATTCAACCGGATTTGCTGCAGCAGCGCCCGGAACATCATTATCCGCCCGGGGGAATCGCCTGAACATCCGCTGGCCGAAATCCACGGCATCACCCACAGCCACCTGAAAAATGCACCGGAATTCGACAATATACTCGAAGACCTCCTGAACGCAATGGCCGGACACATCATCCTGGCCCATTACAACACCATTGAACGGGGATTCCTCGACAGGGCCTGCCGCGAACTGCTCGGCCAGCCCCTGGAATTTCCGGTGGTGGACACCATGGAACTGGAAGCCAGGATACATACCCCATTCACCCCCAATACCTTTCAGCGCTGGATGGGCCTTTCGCCCAGCCCTTCCCTGCGCCTCTCCCATTCACGGGAGCGCTACGGCCTGCCGCGGTATACCCCCCACCATGCCCTGACCGACGCCCTGGCCACCGCAGAACTGTTCATGGCCCAGGTGGCGGACCGGTTTTCCCCGGAGACGCCGGTGGGGGAACTCTGGATTTAACCGGCGCCTCGCCATATCTTGACAAGCGCCCCTGTATCTGGAATAGTCCTTGCTTTACCCTGACCATAATCAATATAAGGACATATAATGAAACGAATTTGTGTATACTGCGGCTCCAGCGAGGGAAGGGACCCCGGGTACAAGGCCGCGGCAAGGGCCCTGGGCCGGGCCATGCTGGAGAAAGGCATCGGCCTGGTATACGGCGGCGCCCAGATCGGTATTATGGGCGAGATCGCCAACACAGTGGTCAACGGCGGCGGGGAAGCCATCGGCATCATGCCGAAATCCCTTGCGGACCGGGAAATCTACCACACCGGCCTCACGGAGCTGAAAATCGTCAACTCCATGCACGAAAGAAAGGCCATGATGGCGGACCTGTCAGACGGATTCATTGCCCTGCCCGGCGGCCTGGGCACCATTGAAGAAATTTTTGAGGTCCTGACCTGGGCCCAGTTGGGATTCCACCGCAAACCCTGTGCCCTGCTCAATGCCCTGGGATACTACGACCACCTGTCGGCATTCCTCGACCACACAGTGGACCAGGGGTTTGTCAATAACGCATCCCGTACCATGATCATCACCGAGGCAGACCCCATCAGCCTCATCCGGCGATTCGAATCCTACGAAGCGCCGGTGGTCAATAAATGGATCGACCGGGACAACACCTGACCAGGAGGCGGTCATGACAATTAAAACCGGAAAAATAAACGTTCGGCTGGCAGCCCTCTGCTTTTTTTTCATTGCCCTGGCAACGGCCCATGCGGGTTCACCCGTATGGAAAATCACCAAAGGCGGTAATACCCTCTACCTGGGCGGCACCATCCATGTACTGGGGGAATCAGATTATCCCCTGCCCCCGGAATTTGACCGGGCCTATCAGGCATCCGAAATTATCGTTTTTGAAACGGACATTGCCAAAACCCAGGATCCCCAGTTCGCCCAGGCCATAATGGCCCAGATGCGCTATACCGGCCAGCGGACCCTTCAACGCCTTATCCGTCCCGCAACCTTGGAAGCCCTGGGCCGGTTCTCGGCGGAAAGGGGCATCCCTGCTGAAAACCTGCTCCCGTTTAAACCCGGCATGGTTATGGTCTTCCTCACCATGGCGGAAATGGAACGGCTGGGTGCCGGCGGGGCCGGCGTTGACGAATTCTACTTCAAAAAGGCCGGGCAGGACCAGAGGTCCCTGCGCTTCCTTGAATCTCCGGAAGCACAGATCCGTTTCCTTGCCGGCATCGGCGCTGGCAAGGAAGATAAAATGATCACCTACATTTTAAAAGATATCCAAAAGCTCCCCCGGCTGCTGCCGGTGATGAAGCAGGCCTGGCGCAACGGGGACAACGCCCGCCTCTACAAAGAGACCCTGGCGCCCTTGAAAAAGGAATACCCGGAGATATACAATTCACTGATGGTCAAACGGAATCTGGCCTGGATGCCGGTCATTGAACAGATGCTGGCCACCCCGGCAACCGAATTCATTTTGGTGGGTGCCGCCCACCTGGCCGGAGACCAGGGTCTCATCACCCTCCTCCGGGCAAAAGGCGCCACCGCCGTCAATCAATAGGGAAGGCCAGCCCTTACATTGGTCCTTGGACCGACCGGCCAGTTCCTGTCACAGGGGAAGGGTTTTCTTCTTTAACCAGTCCTGCACCTCCGGGGTTAGGCCGGGTGCCAGTTTTTCGTAGACCTCGTGGTGGTAATCGTTGATCCACTGGATCTCATCCGCCGTAAGCAGGGACCGGGCCATCAGTTCCCGCTCAAAATGACAGAGGGTCATGTTCTCGAATGTCAGGAACTGGCCGAAATTGTTTTTTTCGGCCTGGGCCACCATGACCATATTCTCCAGCCGGATACCGTATTCCCCCTCCCGGTAAAGCCCGGGTTCGTTGGTCAGCAGCATGCCCGGTTTCAGGGCAACATCAACGGGAAAGGGGCTGATCCTCGCCGGGCCCTCGTGGACGCAGAGAAAAAAGCCCACCCCGTGGCCGGTGCCGTGGCCGAAATCCAGGCCCTGCTGCCAGAGATACTGACGGGAGAGGGTATCGATCTGGTAGCCCCTGGTGCCTGCGGGGAACCTGGCCGTGGCCACGGCAATATGCCCCTTTAGCACCAGGGTATAATCCCGCATCTGCTTTTCATTGGGGCGGCCCAGGTGGAGGGTTCGGGTGATGTCCGTGGTCCCGGTCAGATAGTTGCCCCCGGAATCCGTCAAAAACATTCCGTCCTTCGTCAGGGCGGCATCGGTTTCATCCGTGGCAGAATAATGGCACATGGCTGAATGGTCGCTGAATGCCATGATGGAATCAAAGGAAGCCTTGATAAAATCTTTTTGTTCCCTGCGGAACCCAAGCAGCTTCTCAGCAACGGAGCGTTCCGTCAAGGGCCCGGGTGCATGGGCCAGCCAGTGTAAAAAGTTGACCATGGCACGGCCGTCTTTTACGGCGGTCTCCCTGATATGGCCGGTCTCCACCTTATTTTTAATACACTTCAGTTCGGTGGCAGGATTCTTCTTTTCTATGATCTGGACACCGGGATTGACCTGCCGGCAGAGATAATCGCTCACTATCTCCGGGTCAACCAGAAGCCGCCCCCCCGCCTCCAGGCCGGCCAGGGCATGGTCAATACCCTGATAGGGTTCAAGGGAAATGCCCTCCCCTTCCAGTTCATCCCTCACCCCGGCAGACAATTTATCCGGATGAATGAACAATTGGGTCTGCTCAATGGACACCAGGGCAAAGGCCAGGGCCACCGGATTGGTATGGGCATCCTCCCCCCTGAGATTAAAGGTCCATGCAATATCGTCCAGGGCCGTCATCAGATGGAAACCTGTGCCATACCCAGCCATTTTCTTGCGGATCTCATCCAGCTTTTCCGTCCGGGTTCGGCCCGCATAGGCCGGATCCAGGACAAAGGCCTGTGCACCAGGCATGGGAGGACGGTCTTCCCAGATCTCCGAAACCAGATCCAGAGACGTGTCCAACTCAATACCCTTGTCTTCAAACAGGGCTTTGTATTTTCTGAACTGGGCTAAAGACAAAAGCTTTCCGTCCATTGCGATCCGGCTGCCCCTGTCCAGATTATCGGCCAGCCAGACCTGGAATTCAGGCACTTCAGGTTCCCCCTGTCTGAACAGCTGGAATTCGTCCATCTGGGATTTAGCCTGGATCCAATACCTGAAATCGGTCCACAATCCAGCCGTGGAGCGGGTCACCACCGCAATGCCGGCCGATCCGGTAAACCCGGTCAGCCAATGCCTGGCATGCCAGTGGTCCGCCGTATATTCACTCTGGTGGGGGTCTGAACTGGGAATAACCACGGCCTCCGCCCCGTTTTGTTCCATCGCCGCCCTCAGGGCAGCAAGTTTTTCTGCTGTATTCAAATGATGACTTCCTGTGTTTTGCTATTTTATTTTAAACCGGTTGATCAGTTCATCCAGCTTTCCGGTCTGGTTCTCCATCTCCCCGGTATCCTTATTGATCCGGGTGCAATTTTCAGAGACCCGGATTCCGGCCCGGTTCACCTCCTCCATTTCCCCGGCGATTTCCGTTGTGAGTTCGTCAAACTGGGTGACGCTGTCATTTACATCGGCAATGCCTGTGGCCACGCCGGCGGTATTGTCTGCGATCTCTTTTGTGGTGGCGGACTGCTCCTCAATGGCCGATGCAATATCGTTCACCGCGTCACTCATGTTGCCGAAGGTCTTGGAAATGGTATCCATTTCCGTCACCGTGGTTCTGGAAGAGGACATGATATTCTCTATTTTCGCCTTGATATCCCGGGTGGCCCCCGCAGTCTGCTCGGCAAGGGCCTTGATTTCACCGGCCACAACGGCAAACCCCTTACCCGCCTCTCCGGCCCGGGCCGCTTCAATGGTGGCATTGAGGGCCAGCAGGTTGGTCTGCTCCGAAATCTCATTGATGGTCTCGGTAAAAGCGTTGATTTCACCGGCATCCCTGCCCAGCTGCCTCACCTTTTCCCCGGCCTTGCCGATCTTCTCCCCGGTGTCGCTGCTCAGGGCACGGGCCGTCTCGGCATTACGTGCAATTTCGTTAATGGTGGCGGTCATCTCTTCTGTGGAAGAGGCCACGATATCAAGATTATCCGAGGCCTGGCCCACCACCTGTGAAATATTGGAAATCCCCGCACTGATCTCACCCGTGGATTTGGTCACCGAACGGGTGACATCCATCATTTTTCCGGAACTGCCGGCAATATCCTCAGCCTCCTTCCGGGTCACCGACACGGAACTGGAAAGCGCGGCCGAGCTTCCTGCGATTTCAGAAATCATATCCTGGAGTTTTTGGATAAAAAGATTAAACCAGCGGGATAATTCACCGACTTCATCCTTGGAATGAATGTCAATGCGCTTGGTCAGGTCCCCCTCCCCTTCAGCCACATCCTTGAGCCCTTCGGTCACCCTGAGGATGGGTTTTACCATGGAACTTGAAAAGAACAGGGCCAG encodes:
- a CDS encoding TraB/GumN family protein is translated as MTIKTGKINVRLAALCFFFIALATAHAGSPVWKITKGGNTLYLGGTIHVLGESDYPLPPEFDRAYQASEIIVFETDIAKTQDPQFAQAIMAQMRYTGQRTLQRLIRPATLEALGRFSAERGIPAENLLPFKPGMVMVFLTMAEMERLGAGGAGVDEFYFKKAGQDQRSLRFLESPEAQIRFLAGIGAGKEDKMITYILKDIQKLPRLLPVMKQAWRNGDNARLYKETLAPLKKEYPEIYNSLMVKRNLAWMPVIEQMLATPATEFILVGAAHLAGDQGLITLLRAKGATAVNQ
- a CDS encoding methyl-accepting chemotaxis protein; this translates as MKVFNLKMKQKILGVILLVVVLVMISSSLVVSWVTYNQNVTAVNDGLAAGAKTVKSKIADIKGDLILKIAQMDTLFKVSENVKFLGDFKKDYDLVMTETGFIDLTSALFATASGNDLDALSLYDAEGELLAFTEKQNGDERVAGFYYVNPEKAFKFTRVGKDADLKKSKWESRPGIDGLSTPLSRPGTGGTAPWGRLGRDGNRLVLAMYVPIMVEKYNKKTKQTEPKQVGAVILSKSLGKEFAADVAAQTGLHVNIFAGNRFAAGNLSEYSSLDMGGVPASAGKDWRLENQEVLAGTLETGGKDYFQGLLPIYENTNSAGAIALLAPSDRVMQNTLQVVYTMGIVYLCCMVLTIPLALFFSSSMVKPILRVTEGLKDVAEGEGDLTKRIDIHSKDEVGELSRWFNLFIQKLQDMISEIAGSSAALSSSVSVTRKEAEDIAGSSGKMMDVTRSVTKSTGEISAGISNISQVVGQASDNLDIVASSTEEMTATINEIARNAETARALSSDTGEKIGKAGEKVRQLGRDAGEINAFTETINEISEQTNLLALNATIEAARAGEAGKGFAVVAGEIKALAEQTAGATRDIKAKIENIMSSSRTTVTEMDTISKTFGNMSDAVNDIASAIEEQSATTKEIADNTAGVATGIADVNDSVTQFDELTTEIAGEMEEVNRAGIRVSENCTRINKDTGEMENQTGKLDELINRFKIK
- a CDS encoding aminopeptidase P family protein yields the protein MNTAEKLAALRAAMEQNGAEAVVIPSSDPHQSEYTADHWHARHWLTGFTGSAGIAVVTRSTAGLWTDFRYWIQAKSQMDEFQLFRQGEPEVPEFQVWLADNLDRGSRIAMDGKLLSLAQFRKYKALFEDKGIELDTSLDLVSEIWEDRPPMPGAQAFVLDPAYAGRTRTEKLDEIRKKMAGYGTGFHLMTALDDIAWTFNLRGEDAHTNPVALAFALVSIEQTQLFIHPDKLSAGVRDELEGEGISLEPYQGIDHALAGLEAGGRLLVDPEIVSDYLCRQVNPGVQIIEKKNPATELKCIKNKVETGHIRETAVKDGRAMVNFLHWLAHAPGPLTERSVAEKLLGFRREQKDFIKASFDSIMAFSDHSAMCHYSATDETDAALTKDGMFLTDSGGNYLTGTTDITRTLHLGRPNEKQMRDYTLVLKGHIAVATARFPAGTRGYQIDTLSRQYLWQQGLDFGHGTGHGVGFFLCVHEGPARISPFPVDVALKPGMLLTNEPGLYREGEYGIRLENMVMVAQAEKNNFGQFLTFENMTLCHFERELMARSLLTADEIQWINDYHHEVYEKLAPGLTPEVQDWLKKKTLPL
- a CDS encoding cyclic nucleotide-binding/CBS domain-containing protein, with the translated sequence MEIELFEIRNHIISHPPFRHLPKEAVDELVAHVQVAYFKSNAMILEKGQAAEYLHFIRKGAVEIFRSSGELLTRMGEGECFGQFALMRKKKVRYPAKAIEDTLIYLIPDDRFQILYDRFDKFADFMEEDNSIRLQHALEQGPQRWNGNEIQTTSPSGHQGNPLLFSKLSTLLHSKIITASPAVTIQEAARIMTRNRVSSLVLLAETGSGPPIAGLITDRDLRKRVIARGMALSAPVSDIMSRNIVTHQAGDFAFEAMLTMMRHNLHHLPILDNDTPLGVVTVSDLIQYASHGSIFIVGDIFRKKTVDELADLAPDIRRLFVQLVNEGANAHTIGAALSRIGVSLSQRLLQLGEKELGPPPVPYCLLALGAMARDELTLLTDQDNAFVLDDAFHPESQDAYFKALARFLSDGLHRCGLHYCKGNIMATNKQWRQPLSVWKSQFSDWIDNHDPRALLNASIFFDLDGIFGETRFADELKHLIRTKAGDSPRFLTCLARNALLRRPPLGFFRQFVLEPDGAHKNTFNLKRRGTAPICDLARVHALACGSTKLNTENRLEDIKKTDLLAEGVGDDLLDALEFISMVRIRNQARQAERKEAPHNNVHPSTLSAFERRHLKDAFQIVARAQDFLKFRYNTGRGSSNSR
- a CDS encoding TIGR00730 family Rossman fold protein; this encodes MKRICVYCGSSEGRDPGYKAAARALGRAMLEKGIGLVYGGAQIGIMGEIANTVVNGGGEAIGIMPKSLADREIYHTGLTELKIVNSMHERKAMMADLSDGFIALPGGLGTIEEIFEVLTWAQLGFHRKPCALLNALGYYDHLSAFLDHTVDQGFVNNASRTMIITEADPISLIRRFESYEAPVVNKWIDRDNT
- a CDS encoding 3'-5' exonuclease (3'-5' exonuclease of DNA polymerase III), with product MRPRPRDHKQAPHTAAEDWQTRFNHLSRNVTDPRLKAFYRASCVPAHTPVKKVNFMALDLETTGLDLETDAILSIGYIPLKFNRICCSSARNIIIRPGESPEHPLAEIHGITHSHLKNAPEFDNILEDLLNAMAGHIILAHYNTIERGFLDRACRELLGQPLEFPVVDTMELEARIHTPFTPNTFQRWMGLSPSPSLRLSHSRERYGLPRYTPHHALTDALATAELFMAQVADRFSPETPVGELWI
- a CDS encoding dienelactone hydrolase family protein, with the protein product MTLEKELSIPLDTGDSVSAVLHLPEPPPSPEVDSRGVVIAHGMSNDMNNPLIVAMARGLAQNGVGCLRFNFLYRERQKKSADPEHRLIHTFAQAMARMKKEIGSGPLIAAGKSLGARMAAQAAANGDIAPKKLIFLGYPLHAPGRKDKLRDAPLYRIKQPMLFFEGTRDPFCDLALMDKVLEKITTPVRLNVVDNGDHGFGLPKSDPRPREEIFSGMLETCLDWL